GCGCTTTCCCGCGGTGTTTGTGTAACCAGTCACGGACATTATGGCCGCAATGCGGCCATAACTAAGTCACTACTCTTCCTCAACAAACATCATCGCCGCCTGCGTGCGGTTATTAACGTTCAGTCGTCGAAAAATAGACTCCAAATGGGCTTTTACCGTACCTGCGCTAATGTTCAAACAGCGGCTAATCTGCTTGTTAGATTGTCCGTCAGCAAGCAAGCTAAGAATTTCTCTCTGACGTTCACTCAATGTTTCTATTGAGCGGTAGTGTTCATCATCAAGCACGGAGCTGTCGGGCAGGCATATCAATCCTGTTTCTGCAGCTCGCAAAACTTGAACCACGGCTTCCAGCGGCTGATCTTTACAAATAACGGCAACGGCGCGGTGTCGCAAATATTGACGCACCCGCGATTTTTTCACCTTTCGCAATGAAACGATAACGTGCACTTGCGGATATTTTATAGACAGCTCATCAAGCAACGCTATACAACAAATATGTTCCATTTCCCCGTCGAGTATAATAATTGAGATCCCCCCCTCA
This DNA window, taken from Leminorella richardii, encodes the following:
- a CDS encoding response regulator transcription factor, which translates into the protein MNVLIIDTLPIYAHGLNVGLVKMLPEARVVNTSNIDSFWLELNEGGISIIILDGEMEHICCIALLDELSIKYPQVHVIVSLRKVKKSRVRQYLRHRAVAVICKDQPLEAVVQVLRAAETGLICLPDSSVLDDEHYRSIETLSERQREILSLLADGQSNKQISRCLNISAGTVKAHLESIFRRLNVNNRTQAAMMFVEEE